A stretch of the Nicotiana tabacum cultivar K326 chromosome 6, ASM71507v2, whole genome shotgun sequence genome encodes the following:
- the LOC107794590 gene encoding fatty acyl-CoA reductase 2, chloroplastic-like encodes MEALSTLSSCSVISTTALKLSNNSTRCPAKKVDNMIYCQSSGTNVIKSSSRSSVIRSDHSTAFMEAAGSLVLSPNSNSQAEIKVKDLVPYERHDDGIGITKFLRGKAFLITGATGFLGKVLIEKMLRTAPDVNKIFILIKAKNKEHAMKRLKNEILNADIFKSLKQVHGKFYQTFMLTKLVPVVGNVCESNLGIDEDTSKMIAKEVDIIVNSAANTTFDERYDIALDINTGGPSRLINFAKQCHNLKLFLQVSTAYVNGQRQGRIMEKPFCIGDSIARENLLSGVNHNSFPFLNVEDEIKLVLESKQALDNNSVSQKMKEIGLERANKFGWQDTYVFTKAMGEMMIDSMRGDIPVVIIRPSVIESTYKEPFPGWMEGSRMMDPIILYYGKGQLTGFLVDPNGVLDVVPADMVVNATLAAMAKHGTEGKPGSSVYQVASSAVNPLVFKDLARMLFDHFNRSPYIDSKGRPIHVPKMTLLRSMEDLSSHLWQDAINRSGLTDLADPNSNLSKKLENICRKSVEQAKYLANIYEPYTFYGGRFDNSNTQRLMECMSKEERWQFGFDVESIDWKDYISNVHIPGLRKHVMKGRGSCS; translated from the exons ATGGAGGCTTTGAGCACTCTAAGTTCTTGCTCTGTTATATCAACAACTGCTTTGAAATTGTCTAATAATTCCACAAGATGCCCTGCCAAGAAAGTTGACAACATGATATATTGCCAAAGTAGTGGTACAAATGTTATAAAATCGTCTTCTAGGTCATCGGTGATTAGATCGGATCATAGCACAGCTTTTATGGAGGCTGCAGGAAGTTTGGTTTTGAGTCCAAATAGTAACAGCCAAGCTGAAATTAAGGTGAAAGATTTGGTGCCTTATGAAAGGCATGATGATGGTATAGGCATTACCAAGTTTCTGAGGGGAAAAGCATTTCTCATTACTGGTGCAACTGGTTTTCTGGGAAAAG TTCTAATTGAGAAGATGTTAAGGACAGCACCTGATGTGAACAAAATATTCATCTTGATCAAGGCAAAGAACAAAGAACATGCTATGAAGAGATTGAAGAATGAA ATCCTCAATGCTGATATATTCAAGTCCCTCAAACAAGTCCATGGGAAATTTTATCAGACTTTCATGTTGACCAAGTTGGTACCTGTGGTAGGAAATGTTTGTGAGTCTAATCTAGGAATTGATGAAGATACATCCAAAATGATAGCCAAAGAGGTTGACATAATTGTGAATTCAGCTGCTAATACAACTTTTGATGAAAG GTACGATATTGCACTTGATATAAACACTGGAGGACCAAGCCGCCTTATCAACTTTGCAAAACAATGCCACAATCTTAAACTCTTTCTACAAGTATCTACAG CTTATGTAAATGGACAGAGACAAGGTAGAATTATGGAAAAGCCATTCTGCATTGGAGATAGTATAGCAAGGGAGAATCTTCTCTCTGGAGTCAATCACAACTCCTTCCCCTTTTTGAATGTTGAAGATGAGATAAAGTTAGTTTTGGAGTCTAAACAAGCTCTAGACAATAACTCAGTGTCtcagaaaatgaaagaaattggTTTAGAGAG AGCAAACAAATTTGGTTGGCAAGACACTTATGTATTCACAAAGGCAATGGGAGAGATGATGATAGACAGTATGAGAGGTGATATTCCGGTAGTTATTATTCGACCAAGTGTCATTGAAAGCACCTACAAGGAACCATTTCCAGGATGGATGGAAGGGAGCAG GATGATGGATCCAATCATTTTGTACTATGGTAAAGGGCAGCTCACAGGATTTCTTGTAGACCCTAATGGGGTTCTTGATGTG GTTCCAGCTGACATGGTTGTGAATGCAACGTTGGCAGCCATGGCAAAACATGGGACAGAAGGAAAACCAGGAAGTAGTGTTTACCAGGTTGCTTCATCTGCTGTAAATCCATTAGTCTTCAAGGACTTGGCAAGAATGCTATTTGATCACTTCAATCGTTCACCATACATTGATTCCAAAGGAAGACCAATTCATGTTCCAAAGATGACGCTGCTGAGATCCATGGAGGACCTGTCATCCCACCTTTGGCAAGACGCCATTAACAGGAGTGGCCTAACAGATTTGGCTGATCCAAACAGCAACTTGTCCAAGAAACTTGAGAATATCTGTAGAAAGTCAGTGGAGCAAGCAAAGTACTTGGCTAATATCTATGAACCGTACACTTTCTATGGAGGAAG ATTTGACAACAGCAATACTCAGAGGTTGATGGAATGCAtgtctaaagaagaaagatggcaattTGGATTTGATGTAGAGAGCATAGATTGGAAAGATTACATCTCTAACGTCCACATTCCAGGGCTAAGGAAGCATGTGATGAAAGGAAGAGGATCATGCAGTTAA
- the LOC107794589 gene encoding histone-lysine N-methyltransferase ATXR4 isoform X1: MLPLLRRMSNIHIHTRRKNPFLSICNGYANESSPSRLASPPPIQVGFTESAGRGVFASRRIGSGELIHTAKPIVSHPSLSSLHSVCYFCLKKLQFKNQTEASNIPFCSDECREDSKIFYETEKQADWSAIHEYCRTQGLKYPLLVKRLACMIISGASTPETFDILQPATLSSGMILLMEKEYQLLRSTFEDAGFTDEQIAFLTKQWYIDVLARIRINSFRIELALGSYEDILLSAAASVDAEAAVGNAIYILPSFYNHDCDPNIHILWIESVNAKLKALRDIEAGEELRICYIDASMDHNARQAILSEGFGFHCKCARCMSTD, encoded by the exons ATGTTACCATTACTCCGTCGGATGTCCAATATTCATATTCATACGAGGAGGAAAAACCCGTTCCTCTCAATTTGTAATGGCTACGCAAATGAGTCAAGCCCGAGTCGACTCGCTTCGCCGCCTCCGATCCAAGTCGGGTTCACCGAGTCAGCCGGTCGAGGTGTGTTTGCCTCTCGGAGAATCGGCTCCGGCGAACTCATCCACACTGCCAAACCCATCGTCTCTCACCCTTCTCTTTCTTCACTTCATAGCGTCTGTTATTTCTGCCTCAAGAAGCTTCAATTCAAGAACCAAACTGAAGCGTCAAATATTCCGTTTTGTAGTGATGAATGTAGAGAAGATTCCAAG ATCTTCTATGAGACTGAAAAGCAAGCAGATTGGTCAGCTATTCATGAATACTGTCG AACTCAGGGCCTAAAGTATCCACTTCTAGTAAAGAGATTGGCTTGCATGATTATATCTGGAGCTTCCACTCCTGAAACTTTTGACATACTTCAGCCAGCAACGTTATCTTCCGGAATGATTTTACTG ATGGAGAAGGAATATCAGCTGCTGAGAAGCACATTTGAAGATGCAGGGTTCACAGATGAGCAGATTGCAT TTTTGACAAAGCAATGGTATATTGATGTATTGGCACGGATCCGTATTAATTCTTTTCGGATTGAATTGGCCTTGGGATCGTATGAAGATATCCTTTTGTCAGCAGCAGCATCAGTAGACGCAGAGGCTGCTGTTGGAAATGCTATTTATATACTACCGTCATTTTATAATCATGACTGCG ATCCCAATATACACATTCTGTGGATAGAAAGTGTGAACGCAAAATTGAAGGCACTTCGTGATATTGAAGCAG GAGAAGAGTTGCGGATATGCTACATCGATGCAAGCATGGATCATAATGCTCGGCAAGCTATCCTTTCTGAAGGATTCGGTTTCCATTGCAAATGTGCTCGATGTATGTCTACTGACTAG
- the LOC107794589 gene encoding histone-lysine N-methyltransferase ATXR4 isoform X2, with translation MATQMSQARVDSLRRLRSKSGSPSQPVEVCLPLGESAPANSSTLPNPSSLTLLFLHFIASVISASRSFNSRTKLKRQIFRFVVMNVEKIPRTQGLKYPLLVKRLACMIISGASTPETFDILQPATLSSGMILLMEKEYQLLRSTFEDAGFTDEQIAFLTKQWYIDVLARIRINSFRIELALGSYEDILLSAAASVDAEAAVGNAIYILPSFYNHDCDPNIHILWIESVNAKLKALRDIEAGEELRICYIDASMDHNARQAILSEGFGFHCKCARCMSTD, from the exons ATGGCTACGCAAATGAGTCAAGCCCGAGTCGACTCGCTTCGCCGCCTCCGATCCAAGTCGGGTTCACCGAGTCAGCCGGTCGAGGTGTGTTTGCCTCTCGGAGAATCGGCTCCGGCGAACTCATCCACACTGCCAAACCCATCGTCTCTCACCCTTCTCTTTCTTCACTTCATAGCGTCTGTTATTTCTGCCTCAAGAAGCTTCAATTCAAGAACCAAACTGAAGCGTCAAATATTCCGTTTTGTAGTGATGAATGTAGAGAAGATTCCAAG AACTCAGGGCCTAAAGTATCCACTTCTAGTAAAGAGATTGGCTTGCATGATTATATCTGGAGCTTCCACTCCTGAAACTTTTGACATACTTCAGCCAGCAACGTTATCTTCCGGAATGATTTTACTG ATGGAGAAGGAATATCAGCTGCTGAGAAGCACATTTGAAGATGCAGGGTTCACAGATGAGCAGATTGCAT TTTTGACAAAGCAATGGTATATTGATGTATTGGCACGGATCCGTATTAATTCTTTTCGGATTGAATTGGCCTTGGGATCGTATGAAGATATCCTTTTGTCAGCAGCAGCATCAGTAGACGCAGAGGCTGCTGTTGGAAATGCTATTTATATACTACCGTCATTTTATAATCATGACTGCG ATCCCAATATACACATTCTGTGGATAGAAAGTGTGAACGCAAAATTGAAGGCACTTCGTGATATTGAAGCAG GAGAAGAGTTGCGGATATGCTACATCGATGCAAGCATGGATCATAATGCTCGGCAAGCTATCCTTTCTGAAGGATTCGGTTTCCATTGCAAATGTGCTCGATGTATGTCTACTGACTAG